A part of Aegilops tauschii subsp. strangulata cultivar AL8/78 chromosome 2, Aet v6.0, whole genome shotgun sequence genomic DNA contains:
- the LOC109736287 gene encoding uncharacterized protein encodes MRKEAAPEKNGVPNLASAAPLGATTEVAPASNAPETGAASPCDVPQRPSVKRVLACPPLQVRVAEAFLAMTPAGTKEPSLGRALTLVSYRALLRHGALSDAKAALDRLRADFQVAEARLTEERLKFADGWRQLNVTTKMAQRQNEATRAESEKETGEVKSACTTALAEAEAAAKHRKEAEASLKALLDERATQSQQLQSREDDFKEREAKLATRESDLARVSTEKAVERERVETLGR; translated from the coding sequence ATGCGGAAGGAGGCGGCGCCGGAGAAGAACGGGGTGCCAAACCTTGCATCTGCCGCCCCCCTCGGCGCGACGACGGAGGTCGCGCCCGCCTCCAACGCTCCCGAGACCGGTGCGGCGAGCCCCTGTGACGTGCCACAGCGACCAAGCGTGAAACGAGTCCTGGCATGCCCCCCGCTACAGGTGCGCGTCGCCGAGGCATTCCTAGCCATGACACCCGCGGGCACCAAGGAGCCGAGCCTGGGCCGTGCCCTCACGCTCGTGAGCTACCGCGCCTTGCTCAGGCATGGGGCTTTGAGTGACGCCAAGGCCGCGCTCGATCGGCTCAGGGCAGACTTCCAGGTTGCCGAGGCGCGCCTTACTGAAGAGCGTCTGAAATTTGCCGACGGGTGGCGCCAGCTCAACGTCACCACGAAGATGGCCCAACGTCAGAACGAGGCCACCCGTGCGGAAAGCGAGAAGGAGACCGGTGAGGTGAAATCAGCTTGCACGACTGCACTCGCAGAGGCCGAGGCGGCCGCTAAGCACCGCAAGGAGGCGGAGGCCAGCCTGAAGGCGCTCCTGGACGAACGGGCCACGCAGTCGCAGCAGCTCCAATCGCGGGAGGATGATTTCAAAGAGCGCGAGGCAAAGCTCGCAACCCGTGAGTCGGACCTGGCGAGGGTGTCGACCGAGAAGGCAGTGGAACGCGAGCGCGTGGAGACTCTGGGGCGCTAG